TCGACAGGCGTCTGACTCAACAGCTACCTCAACACCTCTCAATCGGTTATCCAAAGGAGTTACACCATGTCCCGTCTTCGTCTGCTCAGCGCTGCAGCCCTGCTTGCCGTGGCTGCCAATTCCCACGCGACCAGCTTTATCGTGACCACGGATGCCGTCGTAGGCGCACTTAAGTCCAGTTCCGATGCAACCTCCGATGTCACTTCCTCCTTTCGCGATGACAAGATCGTGCGCGCTGCCCGTGACGACGCCGCCAGCTTCGTCGCCAGCGAAGGCGCCATTCGTGGCGTGAAACTGGAAAGCGCACTTGACCACATCCGCCACCAGGCTCCTCAGCTAAACGCCACTGATGCACAGCTGGCACAGGCCATCCTGACGATCTAAGCAACGCTGTCACATGGGACACGCCTGTCGTGTCCCAATGTTTCGGCACTGGCTCTAGCCCGGGGATTGCGCTAGCCTTTGGACTCGCTTTCGACAAACGAGTCTCATGCGTCTTCTTTCAAAGCAGCTTTTCATTTCAGTATTTCTCGCGGCCTGCTGGTCGGCCCCGACCTATGCCTTCGACGCGTTCAACTTGTCGACCCAAGGCATCGTCGTCACGGGTTACGCCACCAGCATGGTGACCGCCGCCCCCTTCGACCGTAAGCTGCTGATCGCCGCACACGATGACGCTGCGGCGTTCATTGCCAGTGACGGCCAACTACGCGGAGCGCAACTGGAATCCGCGTTGATTTACTTGCGCCGCAGCCAGCCAAAACTTCATGCAAGCGACCTTGAACTGGCGCAG
This region of Pseudomonas mandelii genomic DNA includes:
- a CDS encoding DUF2388 domain-containing protein; amino-acid sequence: MSRLRLLSAAALLAVAANSHATSFIVTTDAVVGALKSSSDATSDVTSSFRDDKIVRAARDDAASFVASEGAIRGVKLESALDHIRHQAPQLNATDAQLAQAILTI
- a CDS encoding DUF2388 domain-containing protein, with amino-acid sequence MRLLSKQLFISVFLAACWSAPTYAFDAFNLSTQGIVVTGYATSMVTAAPFDRKLLIAAHDDAAAFIASDGQLRGAQLESALIYLRRSQPKLHASDLELAQAILVQ